In the genome of Plutella xylostella chromosome 6, ilPluXylo3.1, whole genome shotgun sequence, the window TAGTTAGGTATAGTAGCTGGTTTTTATAATCTCTCCATAATATGGGCTAAGTGcttgaaattaatttaattaagtaagtaggtacctgtcAATGttggtacttatataaattttatagatgtcAAACAAATGCCTCACGGAAAGAAGGGAGGGAGCCGAGGGAGTGACGAGTTGACGacaattacttaataaataatcaatctATTTtcctaagtaagtacctatttacgtcctataaataagtaaacttAGATAAGTATTTATCTGCCTTTCTTTTAGAAAGTTTATGGTTATTATAGTTacatgtataggtacttatacagaCCCTTTTAGTCCTaaccaacaacaacaacatggTATCCATAGCAAGACAAAACACACCAAAACTCGAACCTAGGACCTACCCTTTCGTCCCCAGGAGTAGCTCGTAAATATGGCCTATGTGAGATGCGAACCTTTCACAGTGTAGGTATTCTATCTTACAAACATATTGATAGGGttcctatgtaggtatacctagtaacaaagtatttattaatatattatttgctATGGCAGAAAAAGTCATAATTAACGGCCAATGAATTGCTAATAATTAGCTTACAATCGATGCATTCGTTATTAAGTTACCTATAACCAATTTTCTATCTACTATGAATAGAAAGACCTTTGTTCTAGAACAAAACGAGAGCAGCTTTAATTTTGTagctaagtaagtaggtatataggtaattaGATAATTTACGTAAACCGCAGAATGTAAACTTCGGTTACTTACCTAAGAGTAACTTGCTTTGCTTAGGCCTAGCCTAACctgatgtaagtacctaggtaccagGGGTATTGTTAACCCTAAAACGGTGGCAGGTGGCACAATAGTTGTACGATGTTTCAGAATTCTGATACCATTTACCAACAAGTCAGGATCTGGAAGATAGTCATGGTCATAGGACTCATAGGAACTATTAACTTAACTTCACTTGTCGTGTTTGGGCTTTCAATCTTGACAGGTATTCAGGTACTAGGTGATAAGCCGAAACGAGGCTTCCAAAGAAGATTATACAAGTACATAGGAAagtggtaggtaagtaaaagtAAGTTATGATCATTATTCTACACTACGCCAAAAATGTATGGGTCTGGAAAACTCCTAGCGCCTAATAGGACCTATAAGACGACGGTTACTGTTTTGCCGGGATGTTCCGTCTGGTTACCAAGCTACGGGTTAACCCATCATGCCCTAACGAAGAACCGCGTACTCTAACAATAATAACAGAGTGATTATTTCGCAAGTCTTACCCAAACAACTTCCTCGCAAACATTATAAAAGGGATGACTAAAGTGTCAActcaactattataatattgtttttaatgaaaaatggATTCAAATGGCTTCTTGTTTCTCTTTATTTTGTGCATAAATTATGGGACAAATGCTTTACCAAGACTAACTTTAGGAAGTGATGGATTAATTCGAGTGCAGCGACAAGCCGGGTATGTGTACGCACGGCCGAGCATACCTTTCGATGTACCCACTCGGCCCACTGTTTCCACTCAAGCACCCACTTTTGACAGGCCCCAGATCCAGGAGCAACAAATGTATTACGCGTACCCTGTGCCCGCCCAGGCACCAGGAGCCGTGGTCAATATCGGAGGCGGCACCAGCACGCAGGCCACTGCCGCCCCAGCTGCAGGGTACAACTACAATAGCCCAACGTATTCGTCTTCAACATCACAAACTAGCGTCACTGCCAGCACGCAAGTTACTTCGGGTTACAACTACGGATCGTCTTCGTCAGGAGCAGGAAACTATGGTGGAACACACACTTCTAATTCATATGGTGGAGCACAGACTTCATATGGAGCTGCCGGTGGAGGAAGTTCTACAGGTTACGCTTATAATGCACCTACACAAACATCTGTTTCGACCACAGCAATGCCATCTACCATATCGAATCAAGTATTAATCTCAACTAATGCACCGGAGTATTTACCACCGATATCCTCCACTACTAACCTGCCATCTTCCACTCCTAGCCAGCCCCCGAGCCCTAGTACTCCTGCATATACTCCTAGCACTGGCTACTTACCTCCTAGTCCAACGCCACCACCTTATTCTCCTAGTCCTTCCACAACTAGCCAGCCTCCAAGCCCTAGTACTCCTGCATATACTCCTAGCACTGGCTACTTACCTCCTAGTCCAACACCACCACCTTATTCACCTAGCCCTTCCTCTCCCAGCCAGCCTCCCAGTCCTACCACACCTATTTATACTCCGAGCACAGGTTACTTGCCTCCTAGCCCATCGCCATCACCACCGCCGCCTCCTCCCAGTACTCCTGCACCTACAAGACCTACCCAAGGCGCTATTTCTACACCAGCACCAACTTATCTGCCACCGGTTTTGTAGATTCAACGAGGACTCAACCTGTAATAGCTTTGTCAGACAGATGCATGTAGGGATCTCTAGTAGGAATACGCATAAACGGTACACACAACTTGTGTGTGTTGTATGTGATCCATTGAGTTTGTGTTGGCAGCGTTTGGTCTAGCAAGATACATACAGTATACCAACTTGTTCCGTGAATGTAACGCTCTACctatgttattattctgagagaCATAAATACGTACGAAAATATTGTACTCTGTGACAAAAGCTGTTTGCTTGTCTGTACTTTCTGTCACTATCAGAGTTGTCaaaatacctaaaaaaataccacaagACGTCACGTCATACAAAAATAGAATCAATGATGGAAGTTATTTTTGCTTgggatattttattataacagtATTCCGAAGAACCGTATCGTACATTGAAAAATGTGAcccaaaatttgaatttttgactgcctataatattttcatgCATTGTAGATGATCTAAAAAGTTGTACTGAATTATGGTTTTGTCAAGGAAAACGTCTTATTTAATACTCATAGGAAGCAAATTTTGTCCCAGGTATGAATATAATTTGTTCCGTATCATTAAATAATTCAACTATGTTGTCGGATATCATAAAGtgacattaaattattaaggCTATTGTACCATGCTATATcaggtattttaataaaaaatctagTTTCTCTCTCTATACTGTTTTAATGAAGGTTATGATTTCAGGGAAACCAGCCACTGGTTAGTAGATCGTGAATATGGTGTACCTGGAAATGATGATAACAGACTTGGTACAAAACAGTAATAGTGTCACTATCAATGACCTGCCTaatgaaatacttatttacatattttccATGATAGATTTTGAATCCCTACTAGCCGTGGCCAAGGTGTGTGCTCGCTGGCAGCAGCTGTGCCTCACCCCCTGTGTTTGGGACAACACTCGACTCATTGTGTGTATGAAGAATTATATTCGGATCAGTGAAAGTATTGTGCCTTTTGTAGCTAAGTATTTGAAACATGTTAAATTGCAGTATTTCAAGTTGTATTCTCAAGTAAGGGCTTCCCTTATAAGTTATTGTCCTAATTTAACTCACTTAGAAATAAGTATATCGCAAGTTGATAGTTGTATTTTTGATGATCTTGGAAACTGGCCAAACTTGCGGTTTTTAAGTTTTCGAAACTCACTTATAGTACAAAGTCCAGAAAATGCAAATGGTAATTTTGTTTACCATTTACCATTTGAGAAACTCAAGAACTTGGAGACACTGGTACTCTCAAATTTTGCTTTAACTCAGAATAGTCTGTATAGTATGTTACTATGCACCAATTTAGTCAGTATTAATATggagaaaatgaaaaatataccaGCAGAATTTCTAGAATCTCTTCTTAGAAGCAAAGAGTTCTCATTAAAAGCTTTACATATCTATGGAGATACTCTGAATGATGACATCATGAGGAACATCTCCTCGTGCAGGGCACTGCAGGTGCTGCACATCATGACATGCAAGACATTGTTTGATTCTAGTTTATTACACTTATATAGGTTAAAGAATTTGCATTCACTCAAACTGCGCCATGgatacttttcaacttcagcTTTATTAGCTTACTTCTCCAATAACACATTTCAGAACTTGACATATTTGAGTCTATCCAGGTGTCTGCATGTAACTATGCAAGTAGCTAAAGCTATTAAAACTAGTGCCCCAAATTTGCAGGAACTATCATTCTACTTATGTCCATTTATTATAACACCACAATTTAATAGAAATGAGTTAGAAAAAATGTTCAACATTCAACTGTTGCTTGACTAGTTTAAAAATTTGTTGTGATATCCGTCCAGTTGTCCACCTTTTAaaccatattatttatttttctgatAAAGTTTGTGACATGATATCCTCCATTTCTGTATCCTTTGTAAAATTTCAGATGAATGATATTTGTTGTtaaaaaagaaattaaggtaAAAAGCCacaacaattattaaattatcattaagGTCCCTAACTAATGAAAAACTATTTACACTGTAAcattgtaattaaaaaaaacactggaGCATTTCCATTTTGGTATGGTGTCATCCTCAATAAAGATTGAATAGAATATAAGCTGATCCCTGTGTTCAGCAgtgattaaaataatgtaattttgatgtttgttgtaaattacctatgataaattaataagtatttttgtttgtgtgtgtatttCATCAGTTCATCACATTATGTGCTTCAGGTTGTAGTTCTGGTGGATATATTGGCATAATCAAgtgtattaagtattatattaaatatagatTCATAGTACTGTTATGATAATGATCATATTCTAGTTGTATTATGCAATGTACTGTGCACATTGCAATAACTTTTACATTGTCAATTTTAAAAAGTGCCTTGTAATTTGTAAACTTATAATAAGTTCTGAATCAGAGAAACTAATCAATCACAATGGATTAAATTCAGATTATTAGAGCTTATTAAAATGCTGCAAgtgataaattatgtattatatcaatcatttatttattaatgttgtAGCTGATCAATGTACgagtaaaatttaatgtattaaggatgaatattatattcaaatatttacaagagtatatttactaatttatctataaattttGCTGTTTAAGCAATTGaaaatgtgtaataaatatgtaactaTATTTTctaacagtttttttattgttattttcaaCTTTTCAACTAACTagttgttcccgcgagcttcgcttcgccttaaaaagttttcccgtgggaataccgcgataaaaagtagcctatgttctttctcagggtcgggactatctgtataccaaatttcattcaaatccgttcagtagttttggcgtgaaagagtaacagacagactaGTTAGGATTAGCTATGCTTCTAGATAAGTTCTCAACAGaaataccaaaaaaaaattgcttagTCATTTTTTCCTGTCCATCGTGGAATATTGAAAGGGAAATAAACGAAATATCATTAAAAAGCACTTTCGAaaagtcgcactcgcattcgattctatacgttagctctgtttttcgtgatcgccctacTGGTTTCTGACTCACGACATTCTCTATTCATCCTCTCTTATCTCAGTTAGGATAGGACTGATATTTTGTTAGGTAGTTAGGAACGAACTAAACTAAGAATTAAGGTGTATGACGAAGGCCACTGGGAAATCCTTACTATGGTCATTGATAGGAAACGTAAAGATTTTGTTAAGATCATTTTATAGTCAAAAGTCAAGTTAATTCACTTAAGACAGAAACCATATCTACAAggcttaattttattgtgtgttCTGTCTGGACGCAGCAAGCGAGCTGCCGCGTAGTATGTGGACGCACCTTTACTATTACGAACAATAGGCAAACATAGCGTGTGGTAAGGCGCCATTCAGCCCCATGGACTGAAAACCTAAAACTTGAgcctgtaggtacctagtggTCGGATGAGGAATACTGTGGGCGTCGCCCCTAGGTTTTATAGTCTGAGCACACCttccatagtaaaataaatgttctttgtagtttaaaataaaaacgaacTATTGTACTCAACATAAATAGTTATAATCAATTTCTCAttggtacttacataaataaaaaaatgcattatgTATTTGTAGATACATTTCGGGTTACATTTATACGAACGGCTCAATGTCCAGTTCTACTGCTGAACAGGGATTGGTGAGCTCGAAGTTCGCCAATACAGTTGGGTGTATAACTCCGATCTTTCCAATCACTTTGTCATCAAGTAAAATCTCTGCACACCGTCCAGGGAAGTAAGCCGGATCTGAAATAGAAACAAAAGTAAGTACGTTTATGTACTAAGTACTCAATTGATAGATTGGACCTACTTATGTCCATTTATTATAACACCACAATTTAATAGAAATGAGTTAGAAAAAATGTTCAACATTCAACTGTTGCTTGACTAGTTTAAAAATTTGTTGTGATATCCGTCCAGTTGTCCACCTTTTAaaccatattatttatttttctgatAAAGTTTGTGACATGATATCCTCCATTTCTGTATCCTTTGTAAAATTTCAGATGAATGATATTTGTTGTtaaaaaagaaattaaggtaAAAAGCCacaacaattattaaattatcattaagGTCCCTAACTAATGAAAAACTATTTACACTGTAAcattgtaattaaaaaaaacactggaGCATTTCCATTTTGGTATGGTGTCATCCTCAATAAAGATTGAATAGAATATAAGCTGATCCCTGTGTTCAGCAgtgattaaaataatgtaattttgatgtttgttgtaaattacctatgataaattaataagtatttttgtttgtgtgtgtatttCATCAGTTCATCACATTATGTGCTTCAGGTTGTAGTTCTGGTGGATATATTGGCATAATCAAgtgtattaagtattatattaaatatagatTCATAGTACTGTTATGATAATGATCATATTCTAGTTGTATTATGCAATGTACTGTGCACATTGCAATAACTTTTACATTGTCAATTTTAAAAAGTGCCTTGTAATTTGTAAACTTATAATAAGTTCTGAATCAGAGAAACTAATCAATCACAATGGATTAAATTCAGATTATTAGAGCTTATTAAAATGCTGCAAgtgataaattatgtattatatcaatcatttatttattaatgttgtAGCTGATCAATGTACgagtaaaatttaatgtattaaggatgaatattatattcaaatatttacaagagtatatttactaatttatctataaattttGCTGTTTAAGCAATTGaaaatgtgtaataaatatgtaactaTATTTTctaacagtttttttattgttattttcaaCTTTTCAACTAACTagttgttcccgcgagcttcgcttcgccttaaaaagttttcccgtgggaataccgcgataaaaagtagcctatgttctttctcagggtcgggactatctgtataccaaatttcattcaaatccgttcagtagttttggcgtgaaagagtaacagacagactaGTTAGGATTAGCTATGCTTCTAGATAAGTTCTCAACAGaaataccaaaaaaaaattgcttagTCATTTTTTCCTGTCCATCGTGGAATATTGAAAGGGAAATAAACGAAATATCATTAAAAAGCACTTTCGAaaagtcgcactcgcattcgattctatacgttagctctgtttttcgtgatcgccctacTGGTTTCTGACTCACGACATTCTCTATTCATCCTCTCTTATCTCAGTTAGGATAGGACTGATATTTTGTTAGGTAGTTAGGAACGAACTAAACTAAGAATTAAGGTGTATGACGAAGGCCACTGGGAAATCCTTACTATGGTCATTGATAGGAAACGTAAAGATTTTGTTAAGATCATTTTATAGTCAAAAGTCAAGTTAATTCACTTAAGACAGAAACCATATCTACAAggcttaattttattgtgtgttCTGTCTGGACGCAGCAAGCGAGCTGCCGCGTAGTATGTGGACGCACCTTTACTATTACGAACAATAGGCAAACATAGCGTGTGGTAAGGCGCCATTCAGCCCCATGGACTGAAAACCTAAAACTTGAgcctgtaggtacctagtggTCGGATGAGGAATACTGTGGGCGTCGCCCCTAGGTTTTATAGTCTGAGCACACCttccatagtaaaataaatgttctttgtagtttaaaataaaaacgaacTATTGTACTCAACATAAATAGTTATAATCAATTTCTCAttggtacttacataaataaaaaaatgcattatgTATTTGTAGATACATTTCGGGTTACATTTATACGAACGGCTCAATGTCCAGTTCTACTGCTGAACAGGGATTGGTGAGCTCGAAGTTCGCCAATACAGTTGGGTGTATAACTCCGATCTTTCCAATCACTTTGTCATCAAGTAAAATCTCTGCACACCGTCCAGGGAAGTAAGCCGGATCTGAAATAGAAACAAAAGTAAGTACGTTTATGTACTAAGTACTCAATTGATAGATTGGACCTAGTCAACTTGCCTAAAGATTACTTCTGAAACTCTGacgcaaaaaataatacttagttAGCTTTCGTAACActtttaagtaagtagtagaagtaaaatataaatccaCTACATTGGTACAATGATTGTATCATACTATCTAACTTTATTCACTTTTTCTATTATACCTAATGTATCTGCATTAaatcatcacgtccccactgctggggcacgggtctccttcaaattaaggaagggtttaggcctagtccaccacgctggccaagtgcgggttggtggaccctaacacaagcaagcttgtgctgagagagttgtcgggtaagtgggcaacccgactgtcagatgttttcaagccgtccgaaggcctctgacgaGGCTttacgactgctgccgaagcagcaaccgggacccacggcttaacgtgccgtccgaagcagggaagcgtccagaaaagaaccacttgcaATCGGtaacccatccaatggctgaccgtgccagttgttgcttaaactcagtgatcagttacgatcactgaagcccgctcgactacggacgcttctgcattaaatagttattaataattgtataaaaatataaagtgaGTACTGACAGCGACGGATAAACCATGTCTGGTTTTCGTTGGCGACCTAAACCTAAGTttttatactctgtccatcttattaatggttttttgacattcgaaatcccacacatatttgaaataatacctacaggtttgatagtttgtcgaaaactattaaagtttacgttttctcgcatactaagtggcgcctctaatggaaacttctgatagataatgtatgcagatgacaggagaaaacgtaaacgtttttcgttttcataaatagcaaaacccgtactagaggggCAGCAAacgaaaaccaactttacttaccagacataagcgAACGACAAAAAAACCATTAATAagatggacagagtatagttTCAAAAGTGACTACATTGGCATATTGGCAttgagtcgtgagcacaagtttcgatcctccgttaacgttgcgtatcgtcaactgtcactgtcaaaatgtaaggcaaagttagttccaaaagtgacattagttttttccatatgttaggtggaatttcaccaaacgctaaacgtatttagtagcctgtcatacgtctgttagttataccttttttcacgaggaaagacatatgacaggacccttattacat includes:
- the LOC105397172 gene encoding F-box/LRR-repeat protein fbxl-1 isoform X1, giving the protein MVYLEMMITDLVQNSNSVTINDLPNEILIYIFSMIDFESLLAVAKVCARWQQLCLTPCVWDNTRLIVCMKNYIRISESIVPFVAKYLKHVKLQYFKLYSQVRASLISYCPNLTHLEISISQVDSCIFDDLGNWPNLRFLSFRNSLIVQSPENANGNFVYHLPFEKLKNLETLVLSNFALTQNSLYSMLLCTNLVSINMEKMKNIPAEFLESLLRSKEFSLKALHIYGDTLNDDIMRNISSCRALQVLHIMTCKTLFDSSLLHLYRLKNLHSLKLRHGYFSTSALLAYFSNNTFQNLTYLSLSRCLHVTMQVAKAIKTSAPNLQELSFYLCPFIITPQFNRNELEKMFNIQLLLD
- the LOC105397172 gene encoding F-box/LRR-repeat protein fbxl-1 isoform X2, whose amino-acid sequence is MVYLEMMITDLVQNSNSVTINDLPNEILIYIFSMIDFESLLAVAKVCARWQQLCLTPCVWDNTRLIVCMKNYIRISESIVPFVAKYLKHVKLQYFKLYSQVRASLISYCPNLTHLEISISQVDSCIFDDLGNWPNLRFLSFRNSLIVQSPENANGNFVYHLPFEKLKNLETLVLSNFALTQNSLYSMLLCTNLVSINMEKMKNIPAEFLESLLRSKEFSLKALHIYGDTLNDDIMRNISSCRALQVLHIMTCKTLFDSSLLHLYRLKNLHSLKLRHGYFSTSALLAYFSNNTFQNLTYLSLSRCLHVTMQVAKAIKTSAPNLQELSFYLCPFIITPQFNRNELEKMFNIQLLLD